From the genome of Nicotiana tabacum cultivar K326 chromosome 17, ASM71507v2, whole genome shotgun sequence:
AACTACAACATTGTCATAGATTCCCTTTGCAAAGATAGAAACTTAGATGCTGCTATCAGCCTTTTGAACGAGATGAATAAGAAAGGCATTCTTCCGGACATATTCACATTTAATTCATTGATTGATGGTTTGTGTAAGTTTGGTCAGTGGGAAAAGGTTAGGACTTTGTTCTCTGAGATGTTAAACCTTAATATTTATCCAGATGTCTACACCTTCAACATGGTTATTGATGGACTGTGTAAAGAAGGGAAAGTCGAAGATGCCGAGGAAGTAATGAGACACATGACCGGAAAAGGTGTGGAGCCTAATGTGATCACCTACAATGCGATAATAGATGGATATTGTTTGTGTGGTCAAGTGGATAGAGCGAGAGTTTTTTTCGATATCATGATAGATAAGTGCATTGAGCCTAATATTATTAGCTATAGCACACTAATAAATGGATACTGCAAGAAAAAGAAGTTGGCCGAGGCTATGCAATTGTttcatgaaatttctcaaaagggaTCAAAACCTAATATTATTATCTACACTACTATTTTGCAAGGTCTGtttgaagttggaagaattggcaaTGCAAGAAAGTTCTTTGCTGAGATGCTATCTACGGGGCATGTACCTGATTTATACACTCATTGCACTTTACTCAAGGGTTATTTTAAGTATGGACTTGTTGAAGAAGCTTTGTCACTCTTTAATGAGTTGGAAAGAAAGACAGAAAATGCTGATATTGAGTTTTACAATGTTGTCATTAATGGATTATGCAAAAATGGTAAACTTGACAAAGCTCATGCTATTTTTGAGTCGCTTTCTTTAATTGGACTACTTCCGAATGTGAGAACATACACTACAATGATAAGTGAATTTTGTCTAGAAGGGTTGTTAGATGAAGCTACAGATATGCTAAGAAAAATGGAGCACAACGGTTGTTTGCCAAATGGTATCACTTACAATATTATTGTTCAAGGATTTCTCAGGTGCAATAGAATTAGTGAAATGGCAATTCTTATGAAGGAAATGGCTGGAAGGGGCTTCTCATTTGATGCAACTACAACTGAGTTATTGATAAACGTTATAAGGGAGAATCCGTCCGTCCTTGACATGATACCAGAGCTTCACTTGGAAGATAAGAAGTGAAtatttattttgcttgttttattCGCCTTTAGTATCACTATGATACAGCTTCCGTTTATCCTGGCAAAGGTATGTCATCCAATTCCAATGCAATTGCAGAAGCTGAATAAAGGCAATTAGAACGTTGCTTGAGCTTTCCAGGCAGGCCTATTTGACGAGGTACAtcaattttgatatttttattgttttccaCTCTTCTTTATATTGGAAATCAGATATTACTGCTCTATTTGTTTAATAAATGATGTGAGTTTCCCTTACATGTACACATTATAAGTCTAGGAATATCATTTTCAGTGTTATCTTCATGTATTATCATTTTCTACTATTTGAATATAAATAACTGCCTGCAACTTAGAAATTGCTATAGTTACAATCTTTTCTATAGTTTCTATAATCTTGGTAATATCAACTAATTGGAACACACAGCTGACAAGGTCAGCACTGTCTCATAATAGTAAGAATATTTGTGACATTCCTGAAACTGAAGTAGAAAATGTTCAGAAATTGACTGTTAACCCTGTACTACATATCGTAATTGTCAACTAACTTAGAAGATGGAGGGAAGGGATTTCTTTTGAAGGCATAGAAATCTGTTTGCAATTCTCTACTGTAAAtgtttgtttctttattttagatTATGGATTTTAGCTTTTTAGTGTATACGCTACTATATATtataagaatatttttttttggggggggggggggggcaagtCTTATCTTATACTTCAGCACTGTGTTATAGCGCTGGTAACTTTAGTTAGTGAGATGGACGCGGTAGAGCTTTCCATGGTCGTGTCTCCATACCTTAGTTATAGTTGTCGTTAAGATGTTTAggtttcttttatgttttttagtGGGATCttgttttgttgaaaaattaacCTGTCCCTGGAATCATTTGAATGTCAGCTGTGATCTTTTTAATTTAAGTTTCAATAAAGTGCATTTTAAGTTTATGAATTCATGCTGATATTTTCTTGTTGCATTGTCTTGCCTTGACTTGGCCGTGTGAATGGAAGCATTATAAAATAAGGCTGCTTGGTGGCTTAACAAAAATTTGAAACTGGAAGATTACTGGTATTCATAGTCAATGTCATGATTCCCTCAGTTTTAAGTATTGTCTTTATGTAAGACTTTGTATCTGTGCTCTGGGAAAGGAATACCCAGACAATTGATAGGCTGAAAAAGTTTTGAATCTCCATTTTCTGCTGTCCAGTATTTGCAAGATGATTTACTAGATGCCGACACAAATAGTTGGTCATAGTTAGACATATGTAATTTACTACCAAATGAGCTTATATGATATGTGAGAAGAAGGAGATAATGAATTTCCTGAGATGAGCCACTCCCAGTACAAGACTTAGATCAACACTTTGGGGATGTTAATGATCTACTTTCGTGTAGGGAGGATGAAATTGATGAAGTATTAAGTGATTGCAATATTGAAAATGAGATTGGCGAAGATGAACTTATTTGAAGAGCCATTGCCAAACTCTTTTCATATTTTAGAAGGAAGCatcttgatatattttttttaattaagctTCAGTTAGTTTTGTGTTGAAGTTTAAATTGGTTTGGTATCAAGGTTTTCTTGTTCTACTTTATGTGATTATTATCAATGTATGTAGAGATGGTTATGGCTTTTTTACTGCATTTATTTGCATTTAGCTACTTTCTTTTATTAATTAAGCTTCAGTTAGTTTTGTGTTATAGTTTAGATTGGTTTGGTATCAGGGTTTTCTTGTTCTACTTTATATACCTTTTGATCATGTATGTAGAGATGCCGAAGCAAAATAGGGCTAAGAATCAATTCAAATCAGTCAAAGGGGTATCTTCACTTGCTCCGGGGCAGTCATCACAGTCTCAATCTCAGCCTCAAacttcatcttcatcatcttATCGAGCCTCTTTACATCCTACACTGACTACACAACCTACACAACCAGTCATGATGGAGTTTCGTCGCAGCATGTcattccatcttcatcatctgatgGAGTCTCTTCACAGCATGTTGTTCCATCTTCGTCAACTGATGAGATGGAGTATCTTCTCAGCCTGTCGTTCCCTCTTCATCATCTGATGGAGTCTCAGCGAACTAGACATAGAGCTGGAGATGAAGTCTCTCGTGATTGGCTTGTCGATGTTATAGGTAAATATAAATTTCAAGTGATTGAgtattcttttttgtttttctcgtTTAATATTTAACTTGATCTTTATTTTGTTGTAGATGAACATCAAGTAAACTTGAATACTGTTTTACTTACTGTTTTTGGCTAAGTGGGTTCTACTCAGAATGGTAGCAGTTGTATGGAATCTGCTATTTGGCTACCTATGTTCATATTTTTCCTTGAAGTTTTTTATTTTGCTAATAACTGTGAAATATTACTATAACAAACAaaatcaatatataaatataccTAAAGAGCATCTAATGTCTTGGCCACCTTCTACATACCAAAGAACGCAAGACCTTAAAGAAAAACTAATTACACAACTGATGTTTAAAAGCCTCACATCTATGTGCTCTCTTAGAGCTCTTAAGCATATCTACTCTCTTTAATCATTATCTGTATCTGTTGCACTACAAAACTGCTGTATACATTGCTGCCTCTGAAAATCTACCAGTTTCTAGCCTTCCAAATCTGATGAACAGCGGCTCCAAGTATGGCAGCCATGACCTCCTTCTTAAACTGGTTGTAATAAAACTTAGAGTTGCATTCTTTTTGGTTTTCTCGTTTAATGTTTATAACTTGATCTTTATTTTGTTGTAGATAACATCAAGTAATAAAACCAGTTAGATTGAAGGTTAAAGATGTCCATAACTTGGACAAAGGATTGCATATAATTGTAGAATTTGATGAGTATTATGCAGCTATTGGGAAATCGGCTGGCCTAATTGCGGGAGTTTTAGGGTAGCTTGCCACAAATCCTATGTACTTTCCTATCAGCTTTGAGAAATGGTCATCCATGTCTGGCTCTTTTCTGGATCATGTTTTTAAAGATATAATAATGGTAATGCcttctaaatttttttatttagtttgTATCTTTTAGTTGTATATGTAAAATGCAGTAAATTAACATACTTATATATTTGTGAAGCCTAGATTTTTCTTTAAGATTGATCAACAAAAGGCAAAAACATGGGTTAACAGTTCCCTTAACAAAAAGTGGAAGGAGTACAggttcttcttctcctcctcctcctcctcctcctcctccttttgCTAAAAGCAATAGGGACCCTTGTCGCATTTATCTGCTTGTTGCTTTCAAGAATACTGGTTATTTGTAAATATTTTGGTGTTATGTAATAGAATTTCTCCTATTTTAACTTGTAGGCTTGTTGCAAGATGAATGCACAAATTCGACAAAAACAACTTCCTCATACTGGTGATGCTATGAGTTTGGCTAGAAGAAGGGATGCGATGGTAGTTTAATATGATTTACGTAGATAAAATATATTCTTAGTTAATTACTcacatttttcattttgaaaatttcagAAGGCAATGGAAAAAGAGGTTGAACTGATACTCATAAGAGGAAAGATGAGAGTTATGTAACTGATGAGGCTAGGGTGATTGGGGTAACTATTCTTTAAACTCTGCTTTCAGAGATAAACAGTCCCCTGCTTTTATTATAACAATCTGGCAGTTGGAGTTGGATAACGACAATGGTTtgaaagagattatgttatgtgGTACTATATTAGTTTTGAGGTTGTTTGTGGTTTACATGTTATTTTTGTAGTTACCAGGAAGGGAGACACATTTTTGTGTCGTTTGGTGTGCTATTTTGTGTAATTATTAGGCTGGTACAGGAGTTGAGTTAACTGCTGTTTTCAGGTTATTTTGGGCCTTCTACTGTGATGTTCTGTATTATTTTTAGGCTGGTTTTGGTGGTTTTTTACTTGCTGCTGTTTAGGTCCATTTACTTCTATCTGGTGCAATATTTTAAGTAATGTTCAACTACATGAGTAGGTAAAATAATAATTTCCTCTTCTACGAAACCTACTGTGTAGGTCCATTCATGCTTGTTTGTCTTTCATGTAggagaaaattgaagaaatttgAAATCAAACATCAGGAAGTCTTGCAGAAGCTTCACCTAATGACGCACTTGGTGTAGTACTCGGTCCAGAGCATCCCGGGCGTGTTCGAGGGTTAGGCATGGGTGTAGTTCCAACTGTAGCGTTCAAAAAGACATCTGCGAGAGTTCGTCGTGCTTATGTGGGTTCATCTAGCACTAGCGCTCCAACTCCAGAGTGGCAGGAAGAAGATGACGAGTATGAGATCACAATTAAATGCATTACTTAGCTTATATCAAAGGAACATAGGGAATACCCCTGAGGAGTTTGCTCACTTATTTCCGACTCCTCCACAGGTATAACCTTATAAATATTTACTTTTCTTGTTTGCTTTTCTGCTGAAGCTGGAAATTTTGCATTATTcataattttgtttatttttcccTTTAGTTGAAACATAAATGCAGTCGTCATTGGGTTGTTAGAGAAAAGAAATAAATTGATCAGCTAAAGTAGTCCGAATTTAGTTATTTCTCCCTCATGCACTATGTTGAAAAGTGAAAGCGTTAATGCCTGTGATCTGTTGTAAAACTCAATCCCGATCTTATTAATCTGGGAATATGCTGTCCTAATCCTAGACAGATGGTGAACTCAGTTGCAACTTTTGGCACCTATCATTTCATTGACAGGAATCAAGGTTGCATAGAGGCTGTAGCTTCTAGGTAGTAATATTAGTTGCGCATAAAGTGCAGTTTTTTGTTGACATGGGAAACTAATATAGGAGTCTTGCTTGTTTGTTTGCTTAAAGTCGATAAGAAAGAATCATACAAATTAATAGAGTAGAGCATTGTGGCTCCCAACAATTAGAAGGGCTCTTATAATATTTGAAGTGATGAGTGCAACtatgtattattattaggcaaATGTAAGGGAATGTAGATGTAATTATTTGCTGTTTTATCTACTCGGAGAGGAAGCTAGTAAAATTGATCCCAAATAGTAAGTTTGGATTGATATTCTACAGTAGTAGTTTTAAATGAACAATTGATATTCTACTGTAGTTGTTTTAAATTCTGGCTGTATATCATTATTTCAACAGGACAATTGTTGTTGACAATATCATAACGAACTAGTTTGATTTGGGGACTTTGCTGCTGGTAACTAATTATAGATGTcaaatctttatcaatttatttgttaccattataaaaaaaaaagccTTGTCAATTTATCTACTCCATCAGATCTCTTCAATGCTCTAGGAAGAGATCTGACTTTATCTGTTTTCTTTTGAGAAACCTTGTAGTTGTGAAGAGAATGAGAATACCATTAAGAGCATGATACTCTAGGATTGTTGGTATCGATTTGAATGCAGCAATTAGATATAACTGAATTTGAATTCGATTTTGAAGGTGGAAAGGTGGGAAAATGTTTGCTTAAGTGGAATGGAGTATACAACAATTCTGTTCTTATAAACATTGTGCACTCTCTTTGCTTTTGCAATCTTCCTTATGGTTCCTTATTCTCAGGCACCGGAGTTAGGAAGTGGCGCACCGTCACCAAATTGATGATCGGTCGAGTACCAATTTGTAATTAATTTTAGGATCAACTATGATATTTTTGGGTATTATTGTTGAATGACGTTTTGAAACTTTAGTATTTTGATGTTGTAACTTTGGAATACTTGTTTTATATGTTGAAGATTTTGCTTATTTTATCTTTTATACTGCACTAAAATTATTATGAAGTACTATAGAAGTTTGAATGCATAGGGTGCAATAAATAAGATGTAAATGTGGAATAATTTAATTATTAGAAATAATTATTGCAAAGAAGATTTGATCATTTTTCCATATTGGGGGGTGAAGGCAGCAGGATATGCTCCCTCTTATGAAGCTACTTCAGCACTCAGCTGTATACCTTCTCTTCCCTGTTCTTCATTACATCCATCAGATTGAATCCAAATCTCATTTCTGCTAGTAACTTACTAGAACCAGATCTTTGCTAGTTCAGCAGTTGAGACTTGGTTATTTAATAGAGATTGTCCCATTTTCTTGGCATACAAACTCCTGCAACTGTCCTGAGTATATATACTCCTTTCTCAATCTCTTGTCTCTGTGTTTGAAACAGATTGACACAAACTCTAGTATAAACTTATTCTGCGATATGTGTGCAGATGTGTGGCTATTTGACATGATTTGGTTTTTATCTAGAATGGGTGACAAGTGTACAAAAAAGAAGTGTCCTAAAACTACTGATAGCTCTtatctttgttttttttccttttaaatgcTAGTCTAGACTCAAACCTTTTCTTCTTCTATATATGGTATTAACATTCCTACTGCATCAGCTCAATGGCGGAGCCACATAGGCTCAAGGTGGTCAATTGGATACCTTTCCTCGGAAAATTGTATTATGTTAAGGGATTTGTCAAAACCTGCATGAAATGAGTTACTTTCTAATTTTACTTGACCACTAAGATGTTTAGAccaagggtgtgtttggtacgaaggaaaaataaaaatattttttaattttttcatgtttggttggcttagatattttgaaaaatgtttttctcatgaacttattttcttcaattggagaaaaatatttttcccttcaagagaagggaaaatatttttcaatactctttttcaaccttcccACTCTATTTCCTATCCTCACCAATCCCCACAAACCTACTCCCACTCCTACCCTCACCCCatcctaaatagaaatattattaagcTAGCGTTTGAACATAAATTtggttgaaatttgaaaaaactagtttttgaagatgagatgaaaaataatttttgaaagttgaaattgtgtttggacttgcattttacttgaaaagaatttgaaattttgtgagtaggaaacttcaaaaactactttagagctgtttttgggatttgaagattttgttttCCAAATTTGCCAAACAAtggttaaaatctaagatatttgaaaataaaatttaagctCCCAAATATTATGGCCAAACGGGAGCTAAGAGTACTTTTTTCATGTTGTAaatagagtactttctttttcatttctacAAAATGAACATTTTCTATTCATGATATaataaagtattttctttcattttaataaatgagtattttcttttcttgatgtagaaaaagtattttctttcatttcaacaaataagtattttcttttcatgttgtagaaagagtattttatttttcaagCAAATAAAGAGTTTCTTTTTAGTTATGTAGCACAAATGTCAATGTTAGTTTTACATGAAAAAGTAAAGCAACACATTAATTCTTTTGGGTTTGTGTGCATTTTTAagagaataattaaattcttgaagaaaatagagctCTGAAAACGTTGAGTatttgggaggggggggggagcaCATGAAACATGGAAATTTGGGAGGAAGGGGGGTGAggagaataaataaataaaaaagcagCTTGATGCACTAAACTTCCGCTCTGTGTGGggtcggggaagggccggaccacaagtaAGATATCTGTAATCTCTTGGACACATAATCTGACAATGTTGCTAAAGTGACTTAGAGAATGAGACCTTTGTAACTAAGGTGTAAGCATAGACGGAACTAGAATATTATGTAGGAGTTCGGATAAAACTAGTAAGTTTATCTTTGCCATCGTATTTTTATTAGAAAATCTATTAATATGTACTTGCGAACCCAATAATTAAAACGAGTTATGAGTTCGATAGTATGTACAAAAttcataaactttaaattttggCGTTACGTCTTAATATAAGACACAAACATGCTCAAAACCTAAGTGAcctaaacttcagagagttttgCTTCTTTAAGTCAAATCTTGCCAGTGCAAAATTGCAAGTACCCAAATGAGTCAATGGCTAGGTCGAAACCACAACACAATGCGAAAAAATCAGGACAAAATGAGTAAGTAACCACTTTTTATACCGTTAATCAAACACTAGACACCATATTTAACTACTTTATAATTAATCGAATAAAAATACCCCTAAACTGAACACGGAAAATTTAGCGTAggtttttcattttcaatttacTAGTATTTTTTATCCAAATGATTACAAAGTTGCAAAATGTTGGTTGATTTTTATTAACTTTCTACCAGCTATGAAATTGAAGAAACGATGAAATGAAGAGAGAAGTAAGCTTGTGAAGGAAGAAATTTTTTACATTGCTCAATTAGAGAGGAGATTGGAAAATAATGTCTCTTAAAAAAGAAGACTAACTACTTCTGTTAatataatcaactaatttaaaaGCAGTTGCTAACTTCTACTATTTACACATTGGTCCCTCAACTTTCTATGTGAGCTAATTCATCACCCTGGCTcaatactccccctcaagttggagggtaGAAAAATATTCTTCACTCTTAGCTTGTTAAGTAGGTGATGATGATGTAATTTACCAAGGCCCGTTGTCTGATCTTTGGTGCTCACATGAATAGTTTTAATAACACCAGTCTTGACTTTTTTCCTAATAAAGTGATAGCCAATATCTATATGCTTTGTACGCTCATGAAATATTGGATTTGCTACTATTTGGATTGTAGCTTTACTGTCACATATCATGTGTACTGGCTGCTTTAGTTTATCTCCCAATTAACCAGACCACCTCAACAACAATACATGACATGCTCCTCAACTCTGCTTCTGTTGAGCTTCTTGCCAGTGTCTCCTGCTTCTTGGATTTCCATGAAATCAAAGCATCCCCATAGAACACTAAATAACATGTAACTGGCCTTCTGTTTTGAACACAAGCTCCCCAATATGCGTCACAATAAGCAGTTAAACTGCCATCACCAGTAAAGGGAAGCAACAATCCTTGTCCTGGTGCATTTTTTATGTACTTTACCACTCTCATTACTGCCTCCAGGTGGAATTGTTTAGGAGAATGCATTAATTGGTTAAGTGTTTACAGAGCAAAAGATATACCCGGCCTAATCATTGTGAGGTAGAGTAACCTTCCAACTAGACTTTGGTACTCACTAAAGTCTGTTAAGACTTCATCCTGACTTCCTTCTTC
Proteins encoded in this window:
- the LOC107767502 gene encoding uncharacterized protein LOC107767502 isoform X1 is translated as MRRISRNGIPFLSFSAISRSSSAITVRVYSSSHSNMSISAKGKFGVNTKLENVKCLDDAVTLFRQMVRKQPLPSVFDFSKLFKTMLNMKHYSAVVSLFREMQKMGIPINDFILNIVINSYCLMHRVDCGFSVLPIYLKNGIPFDVVTFTTLIRGIFAENKVKDAVNLFKRLVREKICEPNEVMYATVMNGLSKWGHSQKTLSLLRLMEQGNTKPNIFNYNIVIDSLCKDRNLDAAISLLNEMNKKGILPDIFTFNSLIDGLCKFGQWEKVRTLFSEMLNLNIYPDVYTFNMVIDGLCKEGKVEDAEEVMRHMTGKGVEPNVITYNAIIDGYCLCGQVDRARVFFDIMIDKCIEPNIISYSTLINGYCKKKKLAEAMQLFHEISQKGSKPNIIIYTTILQGLFEVGRIGNARKFFAEMLSTGHVPDLYTHCTLLKGYFKYGLVEEALSLFNELERKTENADIEFYNVVINGLCKNGKLDKAHAIFESLSLIGLLPNVRTYTTMISEFCLEGLLDEATDMLRKMEHNGCLPNGITYNIIVQGFLRCNRISEMAILMKEMAGRGFSFDATTTELLINVIRENPSVLDMIPELHLEDKKS
- the LOC107767502 gene encoding uncharacterized protein LOC107767502 isoform X2, with the protein product MEALSKIRAFSERYSLAENEENFSQCYCLMHRVDCGFSVLPIYLKNGIPFDVVTFTTLIRGIFAENKVKDAVNLFKRLVREKICEPNEVMYATVMNGLSKWGHSQKTLSLLRLMEQGNTKPNIFNYNIVIDSLCKDRNLDAAISLLNEMNKKGILPDIFTFNSLIDGLCKFGQWEKVRTLFSEMLNLNIYPDVYTFNMVIDGLCKEGKVEDAEEVMRHMTGKGVEPNVITYNAIIDGYCLCGQVDRARVFFDIMIDKCIEPNIISYSTLINGYCKKKKLAEAMQLFHEISQKGSKPNIIIYTTILQGLFEVGRIGNARKFFAEMLSTGHVPDLYTHCTLLKGYFKYGLVEEALSLFNELERKTENADIEFYNVVINGLCKNGKLDKAHAIFESLSLIGLLPNVRTYTTMISEFCLEGLLDEATDMLRKMEHNGCLPNGITYNIIVQGFLRCNRISEMAILMKEMAGRGFSFDATTTELLINVIRENPSVLDMIPELHLEDKKS